Proteins from a genomic interval of Channa argus isolate prfri chromosome 11, Channa argus male v1.0, whole genome shotgun sequence:
- the LOC137136013 gene encoding UDP-glucuronosyltransferase 2B31-like, with protein sequence MYLVTLEMLAVLLCSSHLVNGGKVLVFPLDGSHWVNMKVIVEELHSRGHEVTVLRPSDSWCIKPDSPHYKSITIKSSAGFDEEGFGSFVTKMLNIQRKGASLWTRLSIEYELTINFYKLHEKQLEMVEEMFENTKLMQSLHDAKYDLVLTDPSHGGGALVGHRLGLPLVFNVRWTIQGEGHQAIAPSPLSYVPIPWSQLTDKMTFTQRVKNVLFYLFTCFQIWYISDSTYKPFVHRYFGSDVHYMELFQAADIWLMRIDFTLEFPRPTMPNVIYMSGFQCKPSKPLSKELEDFVQSSGEHGIIVMTLGTLVGELPEDVAEDIAAAFAQLPQKVIWRHTGKRPSTLGNNTLLLEWLPQNDLLGHPKTRVFVAHGGTNGIQEAVYHGVPLVGLPLMFDQHDNFFRMEVRGVAKVLDIGTVNKDNFLEALKEVLYEPSYREKMKTLSNLHRDQPMKPLDRAMFWIEFVMRNKGAPHLRTESYKMSTIQYHSIDVMAFLLAVISLILIVFISAVKFLWQKVFFKSKVKKE encoded by the coding sequence ATGTACTTAGTGACCTTGGAGATGTTGGcagtgctgctctgctcttcacACTTGGTGAATGGAGGGAAAGTCTTGGTGTTCCCTCTAGATGGAAGCCACTGGGTCAACATGAAAGTCATTGTTGAAGAGCTTCACTCCAGAGGCCATGAAGTCACAGTGCTGCGGCCCTCAGACAGCTGGTGCATCAAACCAGACTCACCTCACTACAAGTCCATCACTATAAAATCTTCTGCTGGCTTTGATGAGGAAGGATTTGGGTCATTTGTGACCAAAATGCTGAACATTCAGAGGAAAGGTGCTTCACTTTGGACTCGTCTCTCTATAGAATATGAGCTGACAATAAACTTCTATAAACTGCATGAGAAACAGCTTGAGATGGTTGAGGAGATGTTTGAGAATACCAAACTGATGCAGAGCCTCCATGACGCTAAATATGATTTAGTTCTGACAGACCCTAGTCATGGTGGAGGGGCGCTTGTGGGTCACCGTTTGGGTCTTCCACTTGTCTTCAATGTCAGGTGGACTATTCAGGGTGAGGGTCATCAGGCAATTGCACCTTCCCCACTCTCTTATGTCCCAATACCATGGTCACAACTTACCGACAAGATGACCTTCACCCAGCGGGTCAAAAACGTCCTTTTCTATTTGTTCACTTGTTTCCAGATTTGGTATATCTCAGACTCAACCTATAAACCTTTCGTCCATCGTTACTTCGGCAGTGATGTGCATTACATGGAGCTCTTTCAAGCAGCAGACATCTGGCTGATGAGGATCGACTTTACCTTGGAGTTCCCACGACCCACAATGCCAAACGTCATCTACATGTCAGGATTTCAGTGCAAACCCTCCAAACCTCTGTCTAAAGAACTAGAGGACTTTGTCCAGAGCTCTGGTGAACATGGTATCATTGTTATGACATTGGGGACCCTGGTGGGAGAACTCCCTGAGGACGTCGCTGAGGACATTGCTGCTGCCTTCGCCCAGCTTCCTCAGAAGGTGATCTGGAGGCACACAGGCAAAAGACCATCCACCCTCGGCAACAACACCTTACTCTTAGAATGGCTGCCACAAAACGATCTCCTGGGTCACCCCAAGACCAGAGTGTTTGTGGCCCACGGAGGCACCAATGGAATTCAGGAGGCCGTCTACCACGGTGTCCCCCTGGTTGGCCTGCCCCTTATGTTTGACCAGCATGACAACTTCTTTAGGATGGAAGTGCGAGGTGTGGCCAAAGTCCTGGACATTGGAACTGTGAACAAAGACAACTTCCTGGAGGCACTGAAGGAGGTCCTCTATGAGCCTAGCTACAGGGAGAAGATGAAGACGCTTTCCAACCTGCACAGAGATCAGCCCATGAAACCACTGGACCGCGCCATGTTCTGGATCGAATTTGTCATGAGGAACAAAGGAGCACCGCACCTAAGGACAGAGTCTTATAAGATGTCCACCATCCAGTACCACTCGATTGATGTGATGGCCTTTCTGCTGGCAGTTATTTCACTAATACTTATcgtttttatttctgcagtaaaGTTTTTGTGGCAGaaggtgttttttaaaagcaaagtcaaGAAGGAATGA